The Vibrio gallaecicus genome contains a region encoding:
- a CDS encoding C40 family peptidase has protein sequence MHSKKIVIAIACTFILNACSSTPPISNNENERQLLQHDSHITQSYLGVYDEWKGVPYRFGGESFRGIDCSAFVQVAVFNVTKQSVPRTTNEQSKEGIKINYKDAKSGDLVFFKTSPNTNHVGIYLGMNQFLHASTSKGVIISRLDNPYWASKFWQFRRV, from the coding sequence ATGCATTCAAAAAAAATTGTGATAGCAATCGCTTGCACCTTCATTCTCAATGCATGCAGCTCTACACCTCCAATAAGTAATAATGAAAATGAACGACAACTACTGCAACACGACTCTCATATCACGCAATCTTATCTAGGTGTTTATGACGAATGGAAAGGCGTTCCTTATCGATTTGGAGGTGAATCGTTTCGGGGGATAGATTGTTCTGCATTTGTACAAGTTGCTGTTTTTAATGTGACTAAACAAAGTGTCCCAAGAACAACCAATGAACAAAGTAAAGAAGGGATTAAGATCAACTACAAAGATGCGAAAAGTGGGGATTTGGTCTTTTTCAAAACATCGCCAAATACAAACCATGTGGGGATTTACTTAGGGATGAACCAATTTTTACATGCTTCGACATCGAAAGGGGTAATTATTTCTAGGTTGGATAACCCTTATTGGGCATCAAAGTTTTGGCAGTTTAGGCGAGTATAA
- a CDS encoding DUF3802 family protein, with the protein MVVETDGYLALIEHLSFNLDVFASETGDTGTESIEDIVTDMISTNIMAIFEQNPELHSSVRFKLLKEADSVVADLGEVLAGVWHKKATNPQIEFLDEYIALVKNLFDTAVAKYD; encoded by the coding sequence GTGGTTGTAGAAACCGATGGTTACTTAGCTTTAATCGAGCACCTGTCGTTTAACTTAGATGTATTTGCTTCTGAGACGGGTGATACGGGTACTGAAAGTATCGAGGATATTGTCACAGATATGATATCAACGAACATCATGGCAATCTTCGAGCAAAATCCAGAGCTACACTCTAGTGTGCGTTTTAAGTTGTTAAAAGAAGCGGATTCAGTTGTTGCTGATTTAGGTGAAGTATTAGCTGGCGTATGGCATAAAAAAGCGACCAATCCTCAGATCGAATTTTTGGATGAGTATATTGCTTTAGTTAAAAATTTATTTGATACAGCGGTCGCTAAGTACGACTAA
- a CDS encoding sterol desaturase family protein, translating into MQEPSQLRLLCFVAVFSLCALWEYCLPRKGLTQKKWYRWSNNFALVALNSVLIAVLIPIASFQAAIIASEHSWGLFNLVSIPFELSLILCVILMDFAIYLQHLIFHRIPWLWRLHRVHHADLDIDVTTGTRFHPIEMILSMLIKIAIVISLGVPPIAVVIFEILLNASAMFNHSNGKLPLKLDALLRKVIVTPDMHRVHHSIIVKETHSNFGFFLSIWDVIFHTYKAQPKLGHDSVIIGVPEITEGNEQRLDKMLLQPFNKFDTDTKSNSSTRK; encoded by the coding sequence ATGCAAGAGCCATCTCAACTTCGGTTACTTTGTTTTGTCGCTGTATTCAGCCTTTGCGCACTTTGGGAGTACTGCCTTCCAAGAAAGGGGCTCACTCAAAAAAAGTGGTATCGCTGGAGTAATAATTTTGCCCTCGTAGCACTAAACAGCGTATTAATCGCAGTTCTCATTCCGATTGCCTCGTTCCAAGCCGCGATTATTGCTTCTGAACATAGTTGGGGGCTATTCAACCTTGTATCCATACCTTTTGAGTTAAGCTTAATTTTATGTGTGATATTGATGGATTTCGCTATCTATTTACAGCATTTAATCTTTCACCGCATTCCTTGGCTATGGCGCTTACACAGAGTGCATCATGCAGATCTTGATATTGATGTCACTACAGGAACACGTTTTCATCCCATTGAAATGATTTTGTCGATGTTGATTAAAATTGCCATCGTGATTAGCCTAGGTGTTCCGCCTATCGCCGTGGTTATTTTTGAAATATTACTCAATGCAAGTGCGATGTTTAATCACAGCAATGGGAAACTGCCACTAAAATTGGATGCTCTTCTAAGAAAAGTAATTGTCACGCCAGACATGCACCGCGTGCACCACTCTATAATTGTAAAAGAAACGCACTCGAATTTCGGATTCTTCTTATCTATTTGGGACGTAATCTTTCACACCTATAAAGCACAACCAAAACTTGGTCATGACAGTGTAATTATTGGAGTCCCTGAGATTACCGAGGGCAATGAGCAAAGATTAGATAAAATGTTACTTCAACCTTTTAACAAGTTTGATACTGACACTAAAAGCAACTCATCCACACGAAAATAA
- a CDS encoding methyl-accepting chemotaxis protein, protein MTDTQATGKSLTTPHSFSLINTISIVFLVIIVLVSFLSFASIRGVERIGKQFDSLSEQALPLALNNAELTQSVLEQVKLISYSTQTTDLKELKQVEGSINRISEQSNSVIQELFTIAQAFPEAITPEQKQAMNDDVNQLQQHASNVISRQIDIQARQIEIDKNVAGFRYGLTSIGAEMNRISSFLVEDNPEALDAANRFVASATAMEGLFLVLMMQTELEKAELEYKEMRNRKASVNLAFDDFKEWHPDIVEFASLTAPYEMVSQGFSQGGVLKQILSKLELMEQQKSELTEIITLANSLIGTLNQISYTASTLIDQSEDVVNSTITSINKTLLISGIGIASIVFIAWLVFRQWTNKGLNNIVRQLNLLASHDFSKQADIVGPRELQYIATKLNSVVASTSESVTSVTRNCETLYQTAEVSHDAAEQTSSSLLQQNESLQNMIATISQLEASIGEIATITNASNEDASLAAAESTKGSEVVGLNQQRLQALEKSLSLNEVSMHELDSQVKQIREMVDMISGIAESTNLLALNAAIEAARAGEQGRGFAVVADEVRKLASDTSQQTTNIRVMMNELVSAADKSRTSVTESRKEMASALQTSGDVQQAFGQIEYAVEQIRGRVEQIMVATEEQARATTDVTSSITRISDQGELTKQQLESMVGSSQQVAQIAGNQQVLLHKYVLV, encoded by the coding sequence ATGACTGACACACAAGCAACTGGAAAAAGTCTTACTACACCTCACTCCTTTTCATTAATCAATACCATTAGCATCGTTTTCCTTGTAATCATCGTTCTTGTTTCATTTCTATCATTTGCAAGCATTCGCGGTGTTGAACGAATTGGAAAGCAATTTGATAGCTTGTCAGAACAAGCCTTACCCTTAGCATTAAATAATGCCGAACTCACACAAAGCGTGCTGGAGCAGGTTAAGCTTATTTCATATTCAACTCAGACGACTGACCTTAAGGAATTAAAACAAGTTGAAGGTTCAATTAATCGAATATCTGAACAATCCAATTCGGTGATTCAAGAATTGTTTACTATTGCGCAGGCTTTTCCTGAAGCAATAACCCCAGAGCAAAAGCAGGCTATGAATGATGATGTTAACCAACTTCAACAGCACGCCTCTAACGTAATATCTAGACAGATTGATATTCAAGCTAGGCAAATAGAAATTGATAAAAACGTCGCTGGATTTCGTTACGGATTAACCTCTATTGGGGCAGAAATGAACCGAATTAGTTCTTTTTTGGTTGAAGACAACCCTGAAGCATTAGATGCCGCAAACCGATTCGTAGCCAGTGCAACAGCAATGGAAGGTCTATTTTTAGTTCTGATGATGCAAACAGAATTAGAGAAAGCAGAACTTGAATATAAAGAGATGCGAAATAGAAAAGCCAGCGTTAACTTGGCGTTTGATGACTTCAAAGAGTGGCACCCTGATATTGTTGAATTTGCTAGTTTAACAGCACCTTACGAGATGGTTAGCCAAGGGTTTAGTCAAGGTGGCGTTTTAAAACAAATTCTAAGTAAGCTAGAGTTGATGGAGCAACAAAAGTCAGAGCTAACGGAAATTATTACTTTAGCGAACTCATTGATAGGAACTCTTAATCAAATATCCTACACCGCATCGACCTTGATTGATCAGAGTGAAGACGTCGTAAATAGTACCATTACCAGTATTAATAAGACTTTGTTAATCAGTGGCATTGGCATCGCAAGCATTGTGTTCATTGCTTGGCTTGTATTTAGGCAATGGACGAATAAAGGGCTAAATAACATAGTACGACAACTCAATTTACTGGCAAGTCATGATTTTTCCAAGCAAGCAGACATCGTCGGTCCTAGAGAATTGCAGTACATTGCTACTAAATTGAATTCAGTGGTTGCTTCAACATCAGAGTCGGTTACTTCCGTCACTCGAAACTGTGAAACTCTTTATCAAACCGCTGAAGTTAGCCATGATGCGGCAGAGCAAACGAGTTCAAGTTTGCTTCAGCAGAATGAGTCTTTACAAAATATGATCGCTACGATCTCTCAATTAGAAGCCTCTATTGGTGAGATTGCGACTATCACTAATGCATCTAATGAAGACGCTTCTCTTGCTGCTGCGGAGTCAACCAAGGGTAGTGAAGTTGTTGGGTTAAACCAACAGCGTTTACAAGCTTTGGAGAAGTCACTGAGTTTAAATGAAGTATCAATGCATGAGCTAGATAGCCAAGTTAAGCAGATTAGAGAAATGGTTGATATGATCAGTGGTATTGCCGAAAGCACAAATTTACTTGCCTTGAACGCTGCCATTGAAGCGGCAAGGGCGGGGGAGCAAGGGCGCGGCTTTGCGGTTGTGGCTGATGAGGTAAGAAAATTAGCAAGTGATACTTCTCAGCAAACGACCAATATCCGAGTAATGATGAATGAACTGGTGTCCGCTGCCGACAAATCACGTACTTCTGTCACTGAATCGCGTAAAGAAATGGCAAGTGCTCTGCAAACAAGTGGTGATGTGCAGCAAGCGTTTGGTCAAATTGAATATGCGGTAGAGCAAATTCGAGGGCGTGTTGAACAAATTATGGTGGCTACCGAAGAACAAGCAAGAGCAACGACTGATGTGACGAGCTCAATCACAAGAATTTCGGATCAAGGCGAGCTAACAAAGCAACAGTTAGAGTCCATGGTTGGGAGCTCCCAGCAAGTGGCACAAATTGCTGGGAATCAACAAGTTCTACTTCATAAATATGTGTTGGTTTAG